The genomic stretch ACGACCTTTGCTGAAACAGTTTCCCACGTGTCTGCTAAAAAGGCGGAGTGGGTCGGTGCAGTAGTCCGGGATGAACTTATCCAAGGCAACCGGCGCGTAGGGCTGGAGAAGCTGGGTTTTTCTCCTGAAAAATCTGTTCTGCTTATCATGGGCGGCAGCGGCGGCTCTCAGATCATCAACGAATCCGTTCGTTCGAGTCTGGATACGTTATTGCAGGAGTTTCAGATTGTCCATATTTGCGGAAAGAATCAATTAGATGAATCTGTCAAAAGAGAAGGCTATGTCCAGTTTGAATATGTGAATGAAGGGCTGAATGACTTGTTTGCGGCATCTGATTACGTACTGTCCAGAGCAGGATCGAATGCAATCTTTGAATTCCTTGCATTGCGCAAACCAATGCTGCTCATTCCATTATCCAAGAAGGCAAGCCGCGGGGATCAGCTGTTGAACGCTAGCTCGTTCAAAAAACAAGGTTATGCTGATGTACTAGAAGAAGAAGAACTGACTAGTGCATCGTTAATTCAGCATTTGCAGGATCTAAAAGAACATAGAAATGAAATTCTGCGTAATATGAGCCATTATGAAAGCCAAGAAGCAAAACAACGCGTAATTGAAATTATAAAAGAACAAGCTAAAAATTAATTTAGTGTTAAAGGGTAGTTCGTCCATTTGGGATGACTATCCTTTTTTATGTAAACCAGTACCAGTACGTGAAAAATCTATTCGTTATCAAATTAGAGGATTATTAGAAAAATGAAAAGGATCACGCATATTAGATATGTCTAATTGTGTGATCCTTTTCTTTCATGTCAACATTTAATTATTTGTTTTCTCATAGCCGTTCCGGATGGTAGTCAATTCACCAGTAGCTGGATCGATAACGAGCGCATGGACGGGAACATTGGTCGGGAGAAGAGGATGATTTGCAATGAGTGATGCACTGCTTTCCACCGATTCTTCTACACTGTTAAAGCCATTAAACCACGTATTGGCAACGTCTTCGCTATCTGCTTGGCGTAAATAGGTTTCGACGTCTCCGCCTTGTTTGCCGATTTGTTCCAGCAAGTCTGCTCCATGAAGATGATGCATACCACAGTCTTTATGACCGATTACAAATACTTCTTCTCCTTTTAAGGCATGAACAGCTACTAAAATACTCTTCATCGCACTATCAGAAGTATCCACAAGCATAGCGCCTGCGTTTTGGATAATCTTCGCGTCACCATTTTTCAAATTAACTGCTTTAGGCAGCAATTCGAGTAAGCGGGCATCCATACAAGTTAGAATGACAGCCTTCTTGGAAGGAAACTTGTCTGTTTCGTAAGGTGTATATGCTTTGTCTTCAACGAATTTCTGGTTATGAACTAAGATGTCATCTAATAACATAGATTAAGCCACTCCTTTATTACATTGTCTTTTCTAGTCTACCATATCAGCACAACTGTTTACATATTGTTTATTATGCAAATTATTTGAAAATAATATTGACCGTTTAGAAATGATATGTATATACTTATTATGCATAAATTAACAATGGAGAGGAGGAACCCAAGATGAATAACCGGAAACGAGCATTATTCAGCCAATTTCATACTGGGCAGTTCCTCCTTTGTTCGGAATCTTGATCATTTGTCTTATCAATTGAAGAGGTCTGCCGCAATCGCTTGCTGCATACTTTAGGAACGTGTACGTCTGCGGGCGTGCGCGTTTTTTTATGCCTAAATTACAAGATTATTGATACAGGCTGAACATGCTATTCAGTCTTTTATCATAAAAAACCTTGAGGAGGAATGAATATGTGTATTGTTCAAACAAGACAGTGGGTGGAAGATTGGAATGATGATGGTTAGCGGAGCCTCCGTGTAAAAAATCGATAGAGAAGGTTGGGGAAAGTATGTTTGATGTGTTAAAGAAGTTAGATTGGTTTTTCTTGAAATATTGGAAGCGATATACCGTCGCCGTTATCGCCCTTTTACTGGCTAGTTTAATTGGGCTGATACCACCGAAGTTAATTGGTATGACAATTGACGAGATTAGTTATAATTCCCTCACATCAGAAAGGCTTTGGCAGGTAATCGGGCTATTTGTATTGTTAATTGTCTTACATTATGTCATTTCCTATGTGTGGGATTATACGCTTTTCAGCGGATCGGCTATTTTGGAGAGGTTGATGCGCTCTAAACTAATGGGGCACTTGTTCCGAATGACACCTACTTTTTTTGATAAGAAGAAAGTGGGAGACCTGATGGCTCAAGGTACAAACGACTTACGAGCTATCTATATGACGAGCGGATTTGGCGTCTTGACCTTAGTGGATTCAAGTATTTTTATGCTGATGATTATTGCTGTCATGGGTATAACAATCAGCTGGGAATTAACGTTGGTAGCCTTAATTCCGATGCCAATTATGGCAGTCGTTATGCACAAATACGGCAATGCAATTAACGAGCGTTTTACAGAAGCACAAGAAGCGTTTGGTAACTTAAACAATGAAGTGCTGGAATCCATCCGAGGTATTCGTGTTGTTCGTGCTTATGTATTAGAAAAGCAAGATGAGCAGCGGTTCCAGAGCATGACAGAAGATGTTTACCAGAAAAACATTAAGGTAGCGAAGATTGATGCCTTATTTGAGCCGACGATGAAGGTTCTGGTGGGTCTTTCTTACACAATTGGAATTGGGTATGGCGCATTGCTCGTTTTCCAAAATCAAATCACGCTTGGTAACTTGGTTGCTTTTAACATGTACCTTGGAATGTTAATTTGGCCGATGTTTGCAGTAGGAGAATTAATCAATGTCTTGCAGCGCGGAAATGCGTCTCTCGATCGGGTCAATACAACACTCCATTATCCGGCTGATGTTACAGACCCTGAGAAACCAGCAGACCAGCAAAAGCCAGGAGATATTGAATTCGAATCGGTGAGCTTCCGTTATCCTGGTAACGACAGGGAACGTCTTGAACATATAAATCTAAAAATCCAGCAAGGCAGCACGTTAGGTGTAGTTGGAAAGACAGGAGCAGGCAAATCGACGCTTTTCAAGCAGCTGCTGCGCCAGTATCCGCCAAGTGAGGGAAGGTTATTATTAGGTGGAACACCGGTCGAACAGTTTAGATTGGAAACGACACGTAATTGGATTGGTTATGTACCCCAAGAACAGATTCTTTTCTCCAAAACGATCCGAGAAAATATCCAATATGGGAAACGCGATGCAACAGATGAAGAGATCTACCGAGTAATGGAATTGGCGCATTTTCTCACCGATATTAAAAGTCTTCCGGAAGGGTTAGACACGAAAGTAGGCGAGAGCGGTGTAACTTTATCAGGCGGCCAAAAGCAGCGGGTGGCGCTAGCGCGTGCATTTATTAAGAATCCAGAAATATTAATTCTCGATGATTCGATGAGTGCGGTAGATGGCAAAACGGAAGCGAATATAATTGAACATTTAAAACAAGAGCGTCAAGACAAGACAACAATCATTGCCGCGCACCGTCTTTCTGCCGTTAAGCACGCAGAGCAGATTATTGTGCTGGAAGAAGGAAAAATCATAGAGCGAGGTACGCACAAAGAACTGCTAGCAGCAAGTGGCTGGTATGCAAGCCAGTACCAACTGCAGCAGCTGGAGGAAAAGGAGGTAATCTCCTCATGAAGAAAAATACAACAGAACGTAGGTTATTTCGTTATGCTTTAAGTAACAAAAAAACAATAAATATTGGACTCGTCTGTCTGCTCATTGCTGTCGTGTTAGAATTGGCTGGCCCGCTCATTGCAGCCCGAATTATTGACCATCACATATTAGGAATTGAGTCGACATGGTATGAAGTTGGGAATCAGACAGATAAGACAGTTCAGTATAACGGGAAGACATATATCCGTGCTGATGAAATAGCACCCGATGAAGCTGATATGGGAGAAGCAACCATTCTGCAGATTGGC from Terribacillus sp. DMT04 encodes the following:
- a CDS encoding ABC transporter ATP-binding protein, coding for MFDVLKKLDWFFLKYWKRYTVAVIALLLASLIGLIPPKLIGMTIDEISYNSLTSERLWQVIGLFVLLIVLHYVISYVWDYTLFSGSAILERLMRSKLMGHLFRMTPTFFDKKKVGDLMAQGTNDLRAIYMTSGFGVLTLVDSSIFMLMIIAVMGITISWELTLVALIPMPIMAVVMHKYGNAINERFTEAQEAFGNLNNEVLESIRGIRVVRAYVLEKQDEQRFQSMTEDVYQKNIKVAKIDALFEPTMKVLVGLSYTIGIGYGALLVFQNQITLGNLVAFNMYLGMLIWPMFAVGELINVLQRGNASLDRVNTTLHYPADVTDPEKPADQQKPGDIEFESVSFRYPGNDRERLEHINLKIQQGSTLGVVGKTGAGKSTLFKQLLRQYPPSEGRLLLGGTPVEQFRLETTRNWIGYVPQEQILFSKTIRENIQYGKRDATDEEIYRVMELAHFLTDIKSLPEGLDTKVGESGVTLSGGQKQRVALARAFIKNPEILILDDSMSAVDGKTEANIIEHLKQERQDKTTIIAAHRLSAVKHAEQIIVLEEGKIIERGTHKELLAASGWYASQYQLQQLEEKEVISS
- a CDS encoding carbonic anhydrase, whose product is MLLDDILVHNQKFVEDKAYTPYETDKFPSKKAVILTCMDARLLELLPKAVNLKNGDAKIIQNAGAMLVDTSDSAMKSILVAVHALKGEEVFVIGHKDCGMHHLHGADLLEQIGKQGGDVETYLRQADSEDVANTWFNGFNSVEESVESSASLIANHPLLPTNVPVHALVIDPATGELTTIRNGYEKTNN
- a CDS encoding undecaprenyldiphospho-muramoylpentapeptide beta-N-acetylglucosaminyltransferase; its protein translation is MKEKRILFTGGGTAGHVIVNVALIPVFLQEGWKIDYIGSKNGIERDLIEPLEGVTYHSISTGKLRRYMSKENFKDPFKVMKGTMQAYRIMGKVKPHVIFSKGGFVSVPVLFASWLRNLPAVIHESDITPGLANKLAMPFAKKIVTTFAETVSHVSAKKAEWVGAVVRDELIQGNRRVGLEKLGFSPEKSVLLIMGGSGGSQIINESVRSSLDTLLQEFQIVHICGKNQLDESVKREGYVQFEYVNEGLNDLFAASDYVLSRAGSNAIFEFLALRKPMLLIPLSKKASRGDQLLNASSFKKQGYADVLEEEELTSASLIQHLQDLKEHRNEILRNMSHYESQEAKQRVIEIIKEQAKN